The genomic DNA CGGCACCCACGCCGATCTGTTCGACTGATCCGCCCGAAAATCCTTATTTACCTGCTGTGTTCTCCCAACAGTTGCAGGATCTTCGGCAGCGCGGCCTGGGCGGCCTTTTCCCCCTCCAGGATCGCCTCGTGGCGCCTCGTGAAGTCGCCGGAATCGATGTGTCCCACCTTCGGCTGGATGACCACGTCGGCCCGGGAGAGCTGGGCCGCGGCGATCTTCGAGTACATTATGTTGATCGACTGGAAGATCGTGTCCAGCGTCGTCTCGGGGGTGACGCCGGCGACTCCCCCGGTGATGTCGACGGCGATCACCACGTCCGCCCCCAATCGCCGCGCCGCGTCCACCGCCACCGGGCTCACCACGCCGCCGTCCACGTACGTCCGGTCGCCGATCCGCACCGGCCGGAAGACGCCGGGGATGGAACAGCTCGCGCGCACCGCCAGGCCCGTGTTCCCCTTTCCGAACACCATCTCCTGGCCGGAGCCGATGTCGGCGGCCACCGCGTAGAAGGGAATCCGCAGGTTCTCCATCGTCGTGCCCCGGATCATCCGGTTGAC from Deltaproteobacteria bacterium includes the following:
- a CDS encoding patatin-like phospholipase family protein, with protein sequence MPMRRSLHVVLSSLLLLLLASCAGREVTPIPVEPPRKAVKVALVLGAGAAKGFAHVGVLKVLEANHVPVHMVVGTSVGSFVGSLYAYGYSAYDLQKIAMGLEKGELVDWTIPDNGFVKGEKLEAYVNRMIRGTTMENLRIPFYAVAADIGSGQEMVFGKGNTGLAVRASCSIPGVFRPVRIGDRTYVDGGVVSPVAVDAARRLGADVVIAVDITGGVAGVTPETTLDTIFQSINIMYSKIAAAQLSRADVVIQPKVGHIDSGDFTRRHEAILEGEKAAQAALPKILQLLGEHSR